One region of Athene noctua chromosome 18, bAthNoc1.hap1.1, whole genome shotgun sequence genomic DNA includes:
- the MYCBPAP gene encoding MYCBP-associated protein isoform X2, which produces MRRRGAGPGVARREPRPGAPSDKKEKTYELSSTIAEEPEPISCVLQGDDIQALAIKVEDLEKLHAPHLPHDAGRIPVRRKYLVRKYQPKEAKKAAHLLVAHPAFPKAPSEPLTFSGPRLLGNGCEEILPHHILGSLQEFRMEALARGNTQIADFIEASHPDVTAAALKEEHGREKKKTVHQTPLAEHKALQNWHHNMAIRKKQEKYLGEILQRPENELLMSSSEDYRQIQEERDLIDWSLPALLPGKGYRRGSEFWSQPERIGDELTGLTMTLTQRERGCPEPVTRVGKPHTVQMETGLKPPKRIPFHLTWDKSLFLKHRRQELKSVLEELDVYKPDLDGLEVIGKGQPFTSVSIEPLPHSTTSEESETLDSLGDYPDVVPEAVLGPSLDFCGQPARWINCTTSHRDEIGIAARLTFETLAGEKAESYLTVSNNGTAAVWYNWMRLPQQIPSRETRGKRMQWFYFDTRPGVILPGETRKFFFLFKSERAGIFSESWEFRTHPLLLGGALLQVTLWGIAVYEDKLADFREKLESDLAAREAAAIVAESLKELLLRIRTPERTPSPVDACVTEEELFHRKNPELHYQHGVVKQLHELWRQHVTVPAAFEEKVPSGQESAGEAVQYPERASEALPHPSSTTELPAWKNTLEEAPSQMVNVEEEELGSSGWNLSLEDFKQAIKSIPTEEQREEALTQLNKAALELCVEQRPTQSDLLYQTCLQLWRETIDSLVSHSLKLRSLLGLPEKDTYVDVVPEETVEVKQLIKGEKEDRITTRKEERKSYGSKDKGGKKRTTKTAGKEKEQYPSSRKLKDEKKLKSSTSSQEMKEGVQSKEAVTTDGVEPPQEEMDPILFGTYQEKLYIEVYGLLDSMVSKMVSLFEELENKGALNWEREAL; this is translated from the exons ATGCGGCGGCGTGGAGCGGGGCCCGGCGTGGCccggcgggagccccggcccggcgccccctCCG acaaaaaggaaaagacaTATGAACTGTCCTCAACAATTGCAGAAGAGCCTGAGCCCATTTCGTGTGTTCTGCAAGGAGATGACATCCAGGCACTTGCCATTAAGGTGGAAGACCTGGAAAAA ctcCATGCTCCACACCTTCCCCATGATGCTGGGAGAATTCCAGTAAGGAGGAAATACCTTGTTCGAAAATATCAACCCAAAGAGGCAAAGAAGGCAGCACATCTCCTTGTAGCACATCCTGCTTTCCCAAAGGCACCCAGCGAACCACTGACTTTTTCTG GACCGAGACTACTTGGCAATGGCTGTGAAGAGATTCTcccccatcacattttgggaagTCTCCAGGAGTTCAGGATGGAAGCCTTGGCTAGAGGGAACACTCAG atAGCAGACTTTATTGAGGCTTCTCATCCAGATGTTACTGCAGCAGCTTTAAAAGAAGAACatggaagagagaagaagaaaaccgTTCATCAGACCCCACTAGCAGAGCACAAAGCTCTCCAGAACTGGCACCATAATATGGCAATCAGGAAAAAGCAGGAGAAATACCTGGGAG AAATTCTTCAGAGGCCAGAGAATGAATTGCTGATGAGCAGCTCAGAGGATTACAGGCAAATCCAGGAAGAACGTGACCTCATTGACTGGAGTCTCCCTGCCCTGCTTCCTGGAAAG GGCTACCGAAGAGGAAGCGAGTTCTGGAGCCAGCCCGAGCGTATTGGAGATGAGCTCACCGGCCTGACGATGACACTGACGCAGCGAGAACGTGGCTGCCCTGAGCCAGTCACTCGTGTGGGGAAACCTCACACTGTCCAGATGGAAACAG GTCTAAAGCCTCCGAAGAGGATTCCTTTCCATCTAACCTGGGATAAGAGTCTTTTCCTGAAACACCGGCGACAGGAGCTAAAATCTGTCCTAGAGGAGCTAGATGTTTATAAGCCG GATCTGGATGGACTGGAGGTGATCGGTAAAGGGCAGCCTTTCACATCTGTCTCAATAGAGCCTCTTCCCCATTCCACCACTTCGGAAGAGTCAGAGACCCT tgaCTCCTTAGGGGACTACCCCGATGTGGTTCCAGAAGCAGTACTGGGTCCATCTTTAGATTTCTGTGGCCAGCCTGCTCGTTGGATCAACTGCACCACTTCTCACAGG GATGAAATTGGCATTGCTGCCCGGCTCACCTTTGAGACTTTGGCTGGTGAGAAAGCTGAAAGCTACCTGACAGTGAGCAATAATGGCACAGCTGCTGTCTGGTATAACTGGATGAGGCTTCCCCAGCAGATTCCCTCCAGGGAAACCAGGGGGAAGAGGATGCAGTGGTTTTACTTTGATACCAGACCAG GTGTAATTTTGCCTGGAGAAACaaggaagtttttctttcttttcaagtCAGAGAGAGCAGGCATTTTCAGCGAGTCCTGGGAATTTAGGACACATCCTCTGTTATTAGGAGGAGCTCTGCTGCAGGTGACCCTTTGGGGAATTGCTGTGTATGAGGATAAATTGGCTGACTTCAGAGAGAAACTGGAG AGTGATCTGGCTGCTCGAGAGGCTGCTGCCATAGTAGCAGAGAGTCTGAAGGAACTTCTTCTCCGAATTCGGACCCCGGAGCGTACCCCATCTCCTGTGGATGCCTGTGTCACAGAGGAGGAGTTGTTTCACAGGAAGAATCCTGAG TTGCATTATCAGCATGGAGTGGTAAAGCAGCTGCATGAGCTGTGGAGACAGCATGTGACTGTTCCTGCAGCCTTTGAGGAGAAGGTGCCCTCGGGCCAGGAGAGCGCTGGGGAGGCCGTGCAGTACCCTGAGAGGGCCTCGGAGGCTCTTCCCCATCCAAGCAGCACCACAGAGCTCCCAGCTTGGAAGAACACACTCGAGGAGGCTCCGAGTCAAATGGTGAACGTGGAGGAGGAAGAACTGGGCTCCTCGGGATGGAACCTCTCCTTGGAGGACTTTAAGCAG GCTATAAAGTCGATCCCCACGGAGGAGCAGCGAGAAGAAGCACTGACCCAGCTCAATAAGGCAGCACTGGAGCTGTGTGTTGAACAGAGGCCAACTCAGTCAGACCTTTTGTATCAAACCTG CCTCCAGCTGTGGCGCGAAACAATTGATAGTCTGGTGAGTCACTCTCTGAAGCTGAGATCCCTGCTTGGCTTGCctgagaaggacacctatgtagATGTTGTTCCAGAGGAAACAG TGGAAGTAAAGCAACTTATAAAAGGTGAAAAGGAAGACAGAATAACCACtaggaaagaagagagaaagtcaTATGGTAGTAAGGATAAAGGAggcaaaaaaagaacaacaaagacagcagggaaagagaaagag CAATATCCAAGCAGCAGAAagttaaaagatgagaaaaagctGAAATCTTCTACTTCATCACAGGAGATGAAAGAGGGAGTACAGTCCAAGGAAGCTGTAACTACAGATGGAGTAGAACCTCCTCAGGAGGAGATGGACCCTATTTTGTTTGGGACGTACCAGGAAAAGCTTTATATTGAA GTTTATGGGCTGCTGGATTCAATGGTGAGCAAAATGGTTTCTTTATTTGAGGAACTAGAGAACAAAGGTGCTCTAAATTGGGAGAGAGAAGCCCTTTAA
- the MYCBPAP gene encoding MYCBP-associated protein isoform X3, giving the protein MRRRGAGPGVARREPRPGAPSDKKEKTYELSSTIAEEPEPISCVLQGDDIQALAIKVEDLEKLHAPHLPHDAGRIPVRRKYLVRKYQPKEAKKAAHLLVAHPAFPKAPSEPLTFSGPRLLGNGCEEILPHHILGSLQEFRMEALARGNTQIADFIEASHPDVTAAALKEEHGREKKKTVHQTPLAEHKALQNWHHNMAIRKKQEKYLGEILQRPENELLMSSSEDYRQIQEERDLIDWSLPALLPGKGYRRGSEFWSQPERIGDELTGLTMTLTQRERGCPEPVTRVGKPHTVQMETGLKPPKRIPFHLTWDKSLFLKHRRQELKSVLEELDVYKPDLDGLEVIGKGQPFTSVSIEPLPHSTTSEESETLDSLGDYPDVVPEAVLGPSLDFCGQPARWINCTTSHRDEIGIAARLTFETLAGEKAESYLTVSNNGTAAVWYNWMRLPQQIPSRETRGKRMQWFYFDTRPGVILPGETRKFFFLFKSERAGIFSESWEFRTHPLLLGGALLQVTLWGIAVYEDKLADFREKLESDLAAREAAAIVAESLKELLLRIRTPERTPSPVDACVTEEELFHRKNPELHYQHGVVKQLHELWRQHVTVPAAFEEKVPSGQESAGEAVQYPERASEALPHPSSTTELPAWKNTLEEAPSQMVNVEEEELGSSGWNLSLEDFKQAIKSIPTEEQREEALTQLNKAALELCVEQRPTQSDLLYQTCLQLWRETIDSLVSHSLKLRSLLGLPEKDTYVDVVPEETVEVKQLIKGEKEDRITTRKEERKSYGSKDKGGKKRTTKTAGKEKEEMKEGVQSKEAVTTDGVEPPQEEMDPILFGTYQEKLYIEVSLTKTYLFLSCFCCKVTLKLRWRGKHFVKATKLTNVSNSVAR; this is encoded by the exons ATGCGGCGGCGTGGAGCGGGGCCCGGCGTGGCccggcgggagccccggcccggcgccccctCCG acaaaaaggaaaagacaTATGAACTGTCCTCAACAATTGCAGAAGAGCCTGAGCCCATTTCGTGTGTTCTGCAAGGAGATGACATCCAGGCACTTGCCATTAAGGTGGAAGACCTGGAAAAA ctcCATGCTCCACACCTTCCCCATGATGCTGGGAGAATTCCAGTAAGGAGGAAATACCTTGTTCGAAAATATCAACCCAAAGAGGCAAAGAAGGCAGCACATCTCCTTGTAGCACATCCTGCTTTCCCAAAGGCACCCAGCGAACCACTGACTTTTTCTG GACCGAGACTACTTGGCAATGGCTGTGAAGAGATTCTcccccatcacattttgggaagTCTCCAGGAGTTCAGGATGGAAGCCTTGGCTAGAGGGAACACTCAG atAGCAGACTTTATTGAGGCTTCTCATCCAGATGTTACTGCAGCAGCTTTAAAAGAAGAACatggaagagagaagaagaaaaccgTTCATCAGACCCCACTAGCAGAGCACAAAGCTCTCCAGAACTGGCACCATAATATGGCAATCAGGAAAAAGCAGGAGAAATACCTGGGAG AAATTCTTCAGAGGCCAGAGAATGAATTGCTGATGAGCAGCTCAGAGGATTACAGGCAAATCCAGGAAGAACGTGACCTCATTGACTGGAGTCTCCCTGCCCTGCTTCCTGGAAAG GGCTACCGAAGAGGAAGCGAGTTCTGGAGCCAGCCCGAGCGTATTGGAGATGAGCTCACCGGCCTGACGATGACACTGACGCAGCGAGAACGTGGCTGCCCTGAGCCAGTCACTCGTGTGGGGAAACCTCACACTGTCCAGATGGAAACAG GTCTAAAGCCTCCGAAGAGGATTCCTTTCCATCTAACCTGGGATAAGAGTCTTTTCCTGAAACACCGGCGACAGGAGCTAAAATCTGTCCTAGAGGAGCTAGATGTTTATAAGCCG GATCTGGATGGACTGGAGGTGATCGGTAAAGGGCAGCCTTTCACATCTGTCTCAATAGAGCCTCTTCCCCATTCCACCACTTCGGAAGAGTCAGAGACCCT tgaCTCCTTAGGGGACTACCCCGATGTGGTTCCAGAAGCAGTACTGGGTCCATCTTTAGATTTCTGTGGCCAGCCTGCTCGTTGGATCAACTGCACCACTTCTCACAGG GATGAAATTGGCATTGCTGCCCGGCTCACCTTTGAGACTTTGGCTGGTGAGAAAGCTGAAAGCTACCTGACAGTGAGCAATAATGGCACAGCTGCTGTCTGGTATAACTGGATGAGGCTTCCCCAGCAGATTCCCTCCAGGGAAACCAGGGGGAAGAGGATGCAGTGGTTTTACTTTGATACCAGACCAG GTGTAATTTTGCCTGGAGAAACaaggaagtttttctttcttttcaagtCAGAGAGAGCAGGCATTTTCAGCGAGTCCTGGGAATTTAGGACACATCCTCTGTTATTAGGAGGAGCTCTGCTGCAGGTGACCCTTTGGGGAATTGCTGTGTATGAGGATAAATTGGCTGACTTCAGAGAGAAACTGGAG AGTGATCTGGCTGCTCGAGAGGCTGCTGCCATAGTAGCAGAGAGTCTGAAGGAACTTCTTCTCCGAATTCGGACCCCGGAGCGTACCCCATCTCCTGTGGATGCCTGTGTCACAGAGGAGGAGTTGTTTCACAGGAAGAATCCTGAG TTGCATTATCAGCATGGAGTGGTAAAGCAGCTGCATGAGCTGTGGAGACAGCATGTGACTGTTCCTGCAGCCTTTGAGGAGAAGGTGCCCTCGGGCCAGGAGAGCGCTGGGGAGGCCGTGCAGTACCCTGAGAGGGCCTCGGAGGCTCTTCCCCATCCAAGCAGCACCACAGAGCTCCCAGCTTGGAAGAACACACTCGAGGAGGCTCCGAGTCAAATGGTGAACGTGGAGGAGGAAGAACTGGGCTCCTCGGGATGGAACCTCTCCTTGGAGGACTTTAAGCAG GCTATAAAGTCGATCCCCACGGAGGAGCAGCGAGAAGAAGCACTGACCCAGCTCAATAAGGCAGCACTGGAGCTGTGTGTTGAACAGAGGCCAACTCAGTCAGACCTTTTGTATCAAACCTG CCTCCAGCTGTGGCGCGAAACAATTGATAGTCTGGTGAGTCACTCTCTGAAGCTGAGATCCCTGCTTGGCTTGCctgagaaggacacctatgtagATGTTGTTCCAGAGGAAACAG TGGAAGTAAAGCAACTTATAAAAGGTGAAAAGGAAGACAGAATAACCACtaggaaagaagagagaaagtcaTATGGTAGTAAGGATAAAGGAggcaaaaaaagaacaacaaagacagcagggaaagagaaagag GAGATGAAAGAGGGAGTACAGTCCAAGGAAGCTGTAACTACAGATGGAGTAGAACCTCCTCAGGAGGAGATGGACCCTATTTTGTTTGGGACGTACCAGGAAAAGCTTTATATTGAAGTGAGTCTCACCAAAACTTAcctcttcctttcttgtttttgttGTAAGGTTACACTGAAGCTTAGGTGGAGAGGTAAGCATTTTGTTAAAGCCACAAAACTGACAAACGTGTCTAATTCTGTAGCAAGGTAA
- the RSAD1 gene encoding radical S-adenosyl methionine domain-containing protein 1, mitochondrial, which yields MAGRRWRPAAAAAIAAARPGGGGPGRGPGSGPASEPAPEPAPAPAAPAAAALYVHWPYCRKRCSYCNFNKYVVPAVDEAAVRACLVREARTLLRLSQVQSVTSVFFGGGTPSLASPRTIAAVLEAVAGAAHLPAGAEVTLEANPSSASAPRLAGFKAAGINRLSVGVQSLDDAELRLLGREHTAAEARGAVEAARGLFPGRTSIDLLFGLPGQSQGAWARGLEAALGLCDHHISLYQLTLERGTALAAQVWGGALPAPSQDLLADMYQTARATLVAAGFQHYEVSNFARKGALSTHNLSYWRAEQYIGVGPGAHGRFVPRGEGSHSREARVQTLEPDAWMREVQSCGHGTRRRVVLSPLEQLEEVLALGLRTDEGVTHERWGHFSPHLSLEAVFGVPGEAKTLQQQGWLVLDGGGLRCTWEGLALLDSLLPALLCQLQHRWALPAAPAHPAQGAAPGYGSGAPRRSATGDRAGGEAAGHAGVAGGSGAE from the exons ATGGCGGGGCGGCGctggcggccggcggcggcggcggcgatcgcggcggcgcggcccggcgggggcggcccgggacGGGGTCCGGGATCGGGTCCTGCCTCGGAACCGGCTCCGGAACCGGCCCCGGcaccggccgcccccgccgcagccgcgctCTACGTGCAC TGGCCCTACTGCCGCAAGCGCTGCTCCTACTGCAACTTCAACAAGTACGTGGTGCCGGCGGTGGACGAGGCGGCCGTGCGCGCCTGCCTGGTGCGAGAGGCACGAACCCTGCTCCGCCTCAGCCAGGTGCAGAG CGTCACCTCCGTATTCTTCGGCGGGGGCACCCCTAGCCTGGCCAGCCCCCGCACTATCGCGGCGGTGCTGGAGGCCGTGGCGGGGGCTGCCCACCTCCCCGCCGGCGCCGAGGTCACGCTGGAGGCGAACCCCAGCTCTGCCAGCGCACCGCGCCTCGCCGGCTTCAAGGCGGCCGGCATCAACCGCCTCTCCGTCGGCGTCCAG TCGCTGGACGACGCCGAGCTGCGGTTGCTGGGCCGGGAGCACAcggcggcggaggcgcggggggctGTGGAGGCGGCACGAGGGCTCTTCCCCGGCCGAACCTCCATCGATCTCCTCTTCGGACTGCCGGGGCAGAGCCAGGGTGCCTGGGCCCGGGGGCTGGAGGCAGCGCTGGGGCTCTGTGACCACCACATCTCCCTGTACCAGCTGACGCTGGAGCGGGGCACGGCGTTGGCGGCACAGGtctgggggggggctctgcctgcacccTCCCAGGACCTGCTGGCCGACATGTACCAGACAGCCCGTGCCACGCTTGTGGCCGCTGGCTTCCAGCACTACGAGGTCTCCAATTTTGCAAGGAAG GGCGCCCTCAGCACCCACAACCTCTCGTACTGGCGGGCCGAGCAGTACATCGGTGTGGGGCCGG GGGCACATGGGCGGTTTGTGCCGCGGGGCGAGGGCAGCCACAGCCGGGAGGCCCGTGTCCAGACACTGGAGCCCGATGCCTGGATGCGGGAGGTGCAGAGCTGCGGGCATGGCACCAGGAGGCGGGTGGTGCTGAGCCCGCTGGAGCA GCTGGAGGAGGTGCTGGCCCTGGGGCTGCGCACCGACGAGGGCGTCACCCATGAG CGCTGGGGGCACTTCTCCCCCCACCTCAGCCTGGAGGCCGTTTTCGGGGTGCCGGGCGAAGCGAAGAcactgcagcagcagggctggctggtCCTGGATGGCGG CGGCCTGCGGTGCACGTGGGAAGGCCTGGCCCTGCTGGACTCCCTGCTGCCCgccctgctctgccagctgcagcacCGCTGGGCCCTGCCAGCCGCCCCGGCGCACCCTGCCCAGGGAGCTGCGCCTGGCTACGGCAGCGGGGCCCCGAGGAGGAGCGCGACGGGGGACAGGGCCGGGGGCGAGGCTGCGGGGCACGCCGGCGTTGCGGGCGGCAGCGGTGCAGAATAA
- the MYCBPAP gene encoding MYCBP-associated protein isoform X1, which produces MRRRGAGPGVARREPRPGAPSDKKEKTYELSSTIAEEPEPISCVLQGDDIQALAIKVEDLEKLHAPHLPHDAGRIPVRRKYLVRKYQPKEAKKAAHLLVAHPAFPKAPSEPLTFSGPRLLGNGCEEILPHHILGSLQEFRMEALARGNTQIADFIEASHPDVTAAALKEEHGREKKKTVHQTPLAEHKALQNWHHNMAIRKKQEKYLGEILQRPENELLMSSSEDYRQIQEERDLIDWSLPALLPGKGYRRGSEFWSQPERIGDELTGLTMTLTQRERGCPEPVTRVGKPHTVQMETGLKPPKRIPFHLTWDKSLFLKHRRQELKSVLEELDVYKPDLDGLEVIGKGQPFTSVSIEPLPHSTTSEESETLDSLGDYPDVVPEAVLGPSLDFCGQPARWINCTTSHRDEIGIAARLTFETLAGEKAESYLTVSNNGTAAVWYNWMRLPQQIPSRETRGKRMQWFYFDTRPGVILPGETRKFFFLFKSERAGIFSESWEFRTHPLLLGGALLQVTLWGIAVYEDKLADFREKLESDLAAREAAAIVAESLKELLLRIRTPERTPSPVDACVTEEELFHRKNPELHYQHGVVKQLHELWRQHVTVPAAFEEKVPSGQESAGEAVQYPERASEALPHPSSTTELPAWKNTLEEAPSQMVNVEEEELGSSGWNLSLEDFKQAIKSIPTEEQREEALTQLNKAALELCVEQRPTQSDLLYQTCLQLWRETIDSLVSHSLKLRSLLGLPEKDTYVDVVPEETVEVKQLIKGEKEDRITTRKEERKSYGSKDKGGKKRTTKTAGKEKEQYPSSRKLKDEKKLKSSTSSQEMKEGVQSKEAVTTDGVEPPQEEMDPILFGTYQEKLYIEVSLTKTYLFLSCFCCKVTLKLRWRGKHFVKATKLTNVSNSVAR; this is translated from the exons ATGCGGCGGCGTGGAGCGGGGCCCGGCGTGGCccggcgggagccccggcccggcgccccctCCG acaaaaaggaaaagacaTATGAACTGTCCTCAACAATTGCAGAAGAGCCTGAGCCCATTTCGTGTGTTCTGCAAGGAGATGACATCCAGGCACTTGCCATTAAGGTGGAAGACCTGGAAAAA ctcCATGCTCCACACCTTCCCCATGATGCTGGGAGAATTCCAGTAAGGAGGAAATACCTTGTTCGAAAATATCAACCCAAAGAGGCAAAGAAGGCAGCACATCTCCTTGTAGCACATCCTGCTTTCCCAAAGGCACCCAGCGAACCACTGACTTTTTCTG GACCGAGACTACTTGGCAATGGCTGTGAAGAGATTCTcccccatcacattttgggaagTCTCCAGGAGTTCAGGATGGAAGCCTTGGCTAGAGGGAACACTCAG atAGCAGACTTTATTGAGGCTTCTCATCCAGATGTTACTGCAGCAGCTTTAAAAGAAGAACatggaagagagaagaagaaaaccgTTCATCAGACCCCACTAGCAGAGCACAAAGCTCTCCAGAACTGGCACCATAATATGGCAATCAGGAAAAAGCAGGAGAAATACCTGGGAG AAATTCTTCAGAGGCCAGAGAATGAATTGCTGATGAGCAGCTCAGAGGATTACAGGCAAATCCAGGAAGAACGTGACCTCATTGACTGGAGTCTCCCTGCCCTGCTTCCTGGAAAG GGCTACCGAAGAGGAAGCGAGTTCTGGAGCCAGCCCGAGCGTATTGGAGATGAGCTCACCGGCCTGACGATGACACTGACGCAGCGAGAACGTGGCTGCCCTGAGCCAGTCACTCGTGTGGGGAAACCTCACACTGTCCAGATGGAAACAG GTCTAAAGCCTCCGAAGAGGATTCCTTTCCATCTAACCTGGGATAAGAGTCTTTTCCTGAAACACCGGCGACAGGAGCTAAAATCTGTCCTAGAGGAGCTAGATGTTTATAAGCCG GATCTGGATGGACTGGAGGTGATCGGTAAAGGGCAGCCTTTCACATCTGTCTCAATAGAGCCTCTTCCCCATTCCACCACTTCGGAAGAGTCAGAGACCCT tgaCTCCTTAGGGGACTACCCCGATGTGGTTCCAGAAGCAGTACTGGGTCCATCTTTAGATTTCTGTGGCCAGCCTGCTCGTTGGATCAACTGCACCACTTCTCACAGG GATGAAATTGGCATTGCTGCCCGGCTCACCTTTGAGACTTTGGCTGGTGAGAAAGCTGAAAGCTACCTGACAGTGAGCAATAATGGCACAGCTGCTGTCTGGTATAACTGGATGAGGCTTCCCCAGCAGATTCCCTCCAGGGAAACCAGGGGGAAGAGGATGCAGTGGTTTTACTTTGATACCAGACCAG GTGTAATTTTGCCTGGAGAAACaaggaagtttttctttcttttcaagtCAGAGAGAGCAGGCATTTTCAGCGAGTCCTGGGAATTTAGGACACATCCTCTGTTATTAGGAGGAGCTCTGCTGCAGGTGACCCTTTGGGGAATTGCTGTGTATGAGGATAAATTGGCTGACTTCAGAGAGAAACTGGAG AGTGATCTGGCTGCTCGAGAGGCTGCTGCCATAGTAGCAGAGAGTCTGAAGGAACTTCTTCTCCGAATTCGGACCCCGGAGCGTACCCCATCTCCTGTGGATGCCTGTGTCACAGAGGAGGAGTTGTTTCACAGGAAGAATCCTGAG TTGCATTATCAGCATGGAGTGGTAAAGCAGCTGCATGAGCTGTGGAGACAGCATGTGACTGTTCCTGCAGCCTTTGAGGAGAAGGTGCCCTCGGGCCAGGAGAGCGCTGGGGAGGCCGTGCAGTACCCTGAGAGGGCCTCGGAGGCTCTTCCCCATCCAAGCAGCACCACAGAGCTCCCAGCTTGGAAGAACACACTCGAGGAGGCTCCGAGTCAAATGGTGAACGTGGAGGAGGAAGAACTGGGCTCCTCGGGATGGAACCTCTCCTTGGAGGACTTTAAGCAG GCTATAAAGTCGATCCCCACGGAGGAGCAGCGAGAAGAAGCACTGACCCAGCTCAATAAGGCAGCACTGGAGCTGTGTGTTGAACAGAGGCCAACTCAGTCAGACCTTTTGTATCAAACCTG CCTCCAGCTGTGGCGCGAAACAATTGATAGTCTGGTGAGTCACTCTCTGAAGCTGAGATCCCTGCTTGGCTTGCctgagaaggacacctatgtagATGTTGTTCCAGAGGAAACAG TGGAAGTAAAGCAACTTATAAAAGGTGAAAAGGAAGACAGAATAACCACtaggaaagaagagagaaagtcaTATGGTAGTAAGGATAAAGGAggcaaaaaaagaacaacaaagacagcagggaaagagaaagag CAATATCCAAGCAGCAGAAagttaaaagatgagaaaaagctGAAATCTTCTACTTCATCACAGGAGATGAAAGAGGGAGTACAGTCCAAGGAAGCTGTAACTACAGATGGAGTAGAACCTCCTCAGGAGGAGATGGACCCTATTTTGTTTGGGACGTACCAGGAAAAGCTTTATATTGAAGTGAGTCTCACCAAAACTTAcctcttcctttcttgtttttgttGTAAGGTTACACTGAAGCTTAGGTGGAGAGGTAAGCATTTTGTTAAAGCCACAAAACTGACAAACGTGTCTAATTCTGTAGCAAGGTAA
- the EPN3 gene encoding epsin-3, whose translation MTTSALRRQVKNIVHNYSEAEIKVREATSNDPWGPPSSLMSEIADLTFNTVAFAEVMGMIWRRLNDSGKNWRHVYKALTLLDYLIKTGSEKVTHQCRENLYTIQTLKDFQYVDRDGKDQGINIREKVKQVMALLKDEERLKQERAHALQTKERMALEGMGSGSHQVTYGRRASPYGDDYGRTRGSPSSFNSSSSSPRFASDLEQARPQTTGEEELQLQLALAMSREEAEKKPLPPISSTDEERQLQLALALSKEEHEKEVRAWQGENSLLQRAVEETAQGRVEEEEEDKMKKSQSSILELADIFGPAPAPSSHTSADPWDMPDMKPKAEPAASAWAGAADPWVPVPSAGGEPLSQASASSQQTSAGPWDFPPGTTAASDPWGKAPLSSGFPPADPWVTASPPAQVSGSTPAADPWAAVAEQPPNPGSCPCLSPARTSPASHLPACSPP comes from the exons ATGACGACCTCGGCGCTGCGCCGGCAGGTGAAAAACATCGTGCACAACTACTCGGAGGCAGAGATCAAGGTGCGTGAGGCCACCTCCAATGatccctggggaccccccagctCCCTGATGTCAGAGATAGCCGACCTCACCTTCAACACGGTGGCCTTCGCCGAGGTCATGGGCATGATCTGGCGGCGGCTGAATGACAGCGGCAAGAACTGGCGTCACGTCTACAAAGCCCTCACCCTCCTGGACTACCTCATCAAAACCGGCTCCGAGAAGGTGACCCACCAGTGCCGGGAGAACCTCTACACCATCCAGACGCTGAAGGACTTCCAGTATGTGGACCGCGATGGCAAGGACCAGGGTATCAACATCCGGGAGAAGGTGAAGCAGGTGATGGCGCTGCTGAAGGACGAGGAGCGGCTGAAGCAGGAGCGGGCACATGCGCTGCAGACCAAGGAGCGCATGGCCCTCGAGGGCATGGGCAGCGGGAGCCACCAGGTCACCTACGGCCGCCGCGCATCGCCCTACGGCGACGACTACGGCCGGACACGGGGCTCACCCTCCTCCTTTAACT CATCATCCTCATCTCCACGGTTTGCCTCCGACCTGGAGCAAGCAAGGCCGCAGACAACAGGCgaggaggagctgcagctgcagcttgcACTGGCCATGAGtcgggaggaggcagagaag AAGCCACTTCCTCCAATTTCCAGTACAGATGAAGAAAGGCAATTGCAGCTAGCGCTCGCACTGAGCAAAGAGGAGCACGAGAAG GAGGTGAGGGCTTGGCAAGGGGAGAACTCCCTGCTGCAGAGAGCTGTGGAGGAgactgcccagggcagggtggaagaggaggaagaagataaGATGAAGAAAAGCCAG TCCTCTATCCTGGAGCTGGCAGATATATTCGGGCCGGCGCCAGCCCCTTCCAGCCACACGTCTGCCGACCCGTGGGATATGCCAG ATATGAAGCCCAAAGCGGAGCCGGCAGCCTCTGCCTGGGCCGGTGCAGCTGACCCCTGGGTGCCGGTCCCATCCGCTGGTGGGGAGCCCCTCTCCCAGGCGAGCGCCTCGTCCCAGCAAACCTCCGCTGGGCCCTGGGATTTCCCCCCTGGCACCACTGCAGCCTCTGACCCGTGGGGGAAGGCACCCTTGTCTTCTGGCTTCCCTCCTGCGGACCCCTGGGTGACGGCGTCCCCCCCTGCCCAGGTCTCTGGTTCTACGCCAGCTGCCGACCCTTGGGCCGCGGTGGCCGAGCAACCTCCTAACCCTG gcagctgcccctgCCTCTCTCCTGCCCGTACATCTCCTGCCTCTCACCTCCCTGCTTGCTCCCCTCCTTGA